A stretch of DNA from Methanogenium sp. S4BF:
GGCACACCCTTTGTTGTACCAGGCAGACGCAAAACACCGGTCAAAATCAATTGCCCGGTCATACACTGCAATCGCCTCATCGTACCGCTCCTGGGATCTGAGCACATTTCCTTCCTTAACCCAGCCATCTGCCCTGCTACTAAAAAATGGTCTCAATCCCGTCACCTCTTCCCCATTCTTATCCCCGCTCCTGCTGACACACAGCACTGGTTTGGATGCGCTTTTTCCACACGCATATGTACATCGTGCGGAATCGTTACAGATACTCCTTTTCTTCAGATGACATGATAGAACTTTGTGCGGTTTTTGTGATTCGCTGAAAGATCCGGATTTGAGAATTAATATCCGGATAATGCCACCGATCAGGCAAAATTGAATTCAGATGATGGAAAAGCTGAAATATCGCTATTCTCAGGTGTCACCCGGATTACCTGCAGGTGACCGGCTGTATGCCGCAACCGCGTCCTCATACTCCCGTTTTTGCATCGGATCACCGTATTTTATGTGCTGGTTCACCTCACCTTCCTGCCCTTTTGAAGCCGTTTTTCTTCCGGGTACCGTTCAATGCCGGAATAGATCAGGCACTCCCCCGTGGTCGCTCCATTTTGTGGGGGGGTCACTCATTCCGGAAAAATATGGTGAGATCTGATGCCACGAAAAAAAGAGTCATTTGGTCAATTGCCAAGCAAATCTATAACTATTCGGAAAACCACAAGGTCCGGCGGTGATAAACCATGGTTTCGTTTAAATGCAAAGATATCGGCATGGACTGCGATTTCGAGGCCACCGCAGCCAATGTGCAGGAACTGGACGAGAAAATCGCCCGACATGCCCGCGAGGTTCATCAAATCGACCCGGTGGACAAGGAGCTGTGGATGAAAATCCACAAAGCAGAAAAGTAACTCCCTTAAAAGGAGCTCCCTTTTTCCCGTTATCCTTATGCCCATTACGGCCAATAGGACATTTTGAGGATAGGCATATGGACCCACTGAAGATACCCCGGATGACCAAAGATGAGTATGATGCCCTGATAGAACGGCAGTTCATCTCCCGGATTGCCTTTGCAGGCACCGGGAACCCGTATATTGCACCCTTCATGTACGTCTTTGACAAAGAGTACCTGTACTTCCTTTCCACGAAATACGGCAGAAAAATGCAATATTTTGCCGCAAACCCGCAGGTATCGGTCGAGATTGAAGAGTACATGCCGGATCTCTCCTCGTTTACTTTTATAAGCCTGCAGGGGAAACTCGAAGAAGTCACAGAACCGGCCAAAAAAAAGGACGTGCGGGAACAGTTCGTTGCGATGATGAAACGGCACAATCTCTCGCCACGCGTCCTCTCTGCACTGGGATACAGTCCGGATGACCCCCCGGAAATCATCATCAACGGAGAGCGTGCCGCGGTCTGGAAACTGGTTGCGGTCAAAGATATAGTGGCCCTGAAAAACGGCTGAATATCCCTTCATCCCATATTTTCAATCAATTTCGTACCCGTATCTTTCAGGAGAACCCATCAGGGGGTGTTCAGGTTATGAACCGATTCACCATGAATTCGGGGACGATTTTCCATCCGGTCGCCTCTGTTTCACCGTTTGATCTCCAGCCCCACCTCGTTTCTTCGCAGGAAACCGGGTGTCCAGGGAGGATTATACCGCATCAGAAATGGCGCTCCGACCGGTTCAATCCCGGCTGATCTGAGTTCGTCCCGCAGCCGGACCTCTGCTGCCGCCACCTCATCCTTTCGGGCATATCCCCGGAAACGGATGACGGCAACCTCCCGGGCGGGCAGCGTTGAAATCTGTACCCGGCTGTCCAGCGGGTCCGGGATCTCGTCCCGGGTTTTTCCCGGGGGCATGACAAATGACATCGATGCCGCATCGGAAACGACCGGTGCCGTCATCGCAATCTGTTGGGACGTGATCACCGGGGAAGTCATTGATATGCTGTTGCGGGCGGTATTTTTACCCGTGATATAGGCAAAGAGCAGATTGAAACCGGCGTTATCACCCGAACTGTCAACTGTCGCCAGCACCACGGCGGGATACTTACGGAACTCAATTTCTCCCGCCTCACCGGTTATTTCATAGGGAATGGTATCAGTCATGGTCCTTTTTCATCTCCATAGGGGCAACTCCCCCTTCGTCCTCAGGAGTGGTTCGCCGGAGAAATCCCGTCTCCTTTGCTGACGACTCTGCTGACCTTACTGCAGCAGGCGCTCTATCTGTTTCCGGTCAAACCCGAAGATAAACTCGTCGCCGATTTGGACAACAGGGGCCCCGATGAACCCGGCCTTTTGGATGAGCATATCTCTCGCCTCGCTGTTGGCGGTGATATCAATGTCCTCAAATGCCACATTCTTCTCCCTGAGAAACGCTTTTACCGCATGACAGGTCATGCACCGCGGTGTTGAGTAGACAATGACATTTTTCGTGTGCCACGTTCTCTCAATAAACGACTCACGGCCGGAATAGGTCTTATACAATCCGTATTCCCGGGGATTTTTCTGTGCATAATTCTGGTGGTATTCTTCGGCAGGGTAAAACGCAGAGTATGCCAGAATTTCGGTCGCAACGGGTTTCGCAAACTTCCCGGAATCGTCCAGAGCCTTCTTCGAGGCTTCTGCCGCCCGTTTCTGCTCTTCATCGTGGAAGAAAACGGCGGTCCGGTACTGGGAACCCTTGTCTGCGAACTGACCGGCATCATCGGTTGGATCAATCTGCGTCCAGAACACATCCAGCAGTCTTTCGTACGAGACCAGTGCGGGATCATAGGTGACCTGCACTGCTTCGAGATGCCCCGTTGTGCCGGAAGAGACCTCCTCGTATGTCGGATTTTTCTTCGTTCCGCCGGCATACCCGGCCACCGCCGAGACGACCCCCTCAACCTCTTCAAACGGCAGCTGCATGCACCAGAAGCAGCCGCCGGCAAATGTTGCCTTCTTCAGGCTTCTCTCCTCCATACCTGTTCAACCTCTCTCGTCATCCCGGAAGTGACGGATATGCACACGCACCAGGGTATGGATGCCGGGGGGGCAGCAGATCCCTTCGATTCCTTCCGATGGTCTGTAATGGGAACACCCCGTATTAAATGATCGCATCGTCCGGGAACAGCGGTCTTCGTTGCCGGGCAAATATCGCCGAACCACTTTTTCCCGGCAGGCTGATGGCGATTGCGAAGCGGTTCGCCGGTCCGGTGCACCACTCTATTTTTGGTGCATGCCGACCGTTCACACCACAGGAGATAAACGATGACACCAATCGAGGTGCACCCGATCAGACTCGGGATAGCAAATGCCTACCTTGTCAGGCAGGAGGGGACCATTCTCGTCGATACGGGAGACGCGGGAAGCGAGGATGCCATCCTTGAGGCGGCGAAGCAACTGGGGATTGCACCGGGTGATATCCGGCTGATCCTGCTCACCCACGGGCATGCCGACCATGCCGGTTCAGCATCCTCCCTCCGGACGATGACCGGGGCGAAGGTGGCCATTCACCGGGATGATGCTGAAAAACTCAGGAGCGGCAACCAGGGAAGGCTGCGGGCGAGGTGCATCACGGGCAGAATCCTGGGACTCTTCTTCAATGCAAAGAAAAAGGCACACTACCCGCCGCTTGAGCCGGACATTCTCATCACCGATTCACTCGATCTCCGCACATACGGGGTTGACGGCACGGTGATCCCAACGCCGGGGCATACCCCCGGTTCGGTCTCGGTGATCCTTGGAGACAATGAGGCGATTGTCGGGGATCTGATCTTCCCGTCCATCCCGTCCGAAAAACCCGGCCTGCCATTCTGGGCGGATGACTCCGATGAAGTAAACCGAAGCATCGGGATCATCCGGGAACAACAGCCGCAGAAGATCTATACAGGCCACGGAGGGCCGTTTTCGGGCGAGGAGATTGACACGATCAGGTGAGGAGGCAACCGGACCCGTCATCGATCCGGATGCCTGTTTGTGACGGTATTAATCCCCATAACATCCCAATACTACGGCAGGGATGAGACAGACCATGAAGAAAACCATCATCACTGTCGTAGGAAAAGACACCGTCGGCATTATCGCAAAGGTATGCACGTACCTCGCAGAAAACGACGTCAATGTCGAAGACATTTCACAGACCATCATACAGGGCTACTTCAACATGATGATGATCGTTGACACCAGCAGCTCCTCCAAACCGTTTGGTGAGATGGTAACGGATTTAGAGGCTATTGGTGATGAGATCGGTCTGAAGATCCGATGCCAGCATGAAGATATTTTTACCCGGATGCACCGGATCTGAGGGAATTTTCAATATGATCAATATCTTTGAGGTCCATGAAACGAACGCGATGATCGAGCAGGAGAAGCTGGATGTCCGTACGATTACGATGGGCATCAGCCTCCTGGACTGCTGTGATTCGGATCTGGATACCGTAAACCGGAATATCTACGATAAGATCACCTGTGCAGCAAAGGATCTCGTCGCCGTCGGCAGGGACATTGAACGCGAATATGGCATTCCTATTGTAAACAAACGCATCTCTGTCACCCCGATTGCACTTGTGGGAGGACGGGCCTGCTCGTCTCCTGAGGATTTTGTCACCATCGCACAGACGCTGGAAAGAGCGGCCGAAACGACGCGGGTCAATTTTCTGGGAGGCTATTCCGCACTCGTCTCCAAGGGCATGACCCCTGCGGATGAACATCTCATCCGCTCCATTCCTCTGGCGCTCTCGTCTACCGAACGGGTCTGCAGTTCGGTCAATATCGGCTCCACCCGGACCGGCATCAACATGGACGCCGTAAAACTGATGGGGGAGATTGTGAAGGAGACGGCAGAGTCCACCAAAGAGAACAGCTCAATGGGCTGTGCAAAACTGGTCGTCTTCTGCAACGCCCCGGACGACAACCCGTTCATGGCCGGAGCCTTTCATGGCGTAACCGAAGCAGATATGGTGATACATGTGGGTGTCAGCGGACCGGGTGTGGTGAAGCGTGCCCTCGAGGGAGTCCGGGGCGAGAACTTTGAAGTGCTCTGCGAGACGGTGAAAAAGACGGCATTCA
This window harbors:
- a CDS encoding DUF1059 domain-containing protein encodes the protein MVSFKCKDIGMDCDFEATAANVQELDEKIARHAREVHQIDPVDKELWMKIHKAEK
- a CDS encoding heme-binding protein; translated protein: MTDTIPYEITGEAGEIEFRKYPAVVLATVDSSGDNAGFNLLFAYITGKNTARNSISMTSPVITSQQIAMTAPVVSDAASMSFVMPPGKTRDEIPDPLDSRVQISTLPAREVAVIRFRGYARKDEVAAAEVRLRDELRSAGIEPVGAPFLMRYNPPWTPGFLRRNEVGLEIKR
- a CDS encoding pyridoxamine 5'-phosphate oxidase family protein; this translates as MDPLKIPRMTKDEYDALIERQFISRIAFAGTGNPYIAPFMYVFDKEYLYFLSTKYGRKMQYFAANPQVSVEIEEYMPDLSSFTFISLQGKLEEVTEPAKKKDVREQFVAMMKRHNLSPRVLSALGYSPDDPPEIIINGERAAVWKLVAVKDIVALKNG
- a CDS encoding MBL fold metallo-hydrolase, whose product is MTPIEVHPIRLGIANAYLVRQEGTILVDTGDAGSEDAILEAAKQLGIAPGDIRLILLTHGHADHAGSASSLRTMTGAKVAIHRDDAEKLRSGNQGRLRARCITGRILGLFFNAKKKAHYPPLEPDILITDSLDLRTYGVDGTVIPTPGHTPGSVSVILGDNEAIVGDLIFPSIPSEKPGLPFWADDSDEVNRSIGIIREQQPQKIYTGHGGPFSGEEIDTIR
- a CDS encoding ACT domain-containing protein, with the protein product MKKTIITVVGKDTVGIIAKVCTYLAENDVNVEDISQTIIQGYFNMMMIVDTSSSSKPFGEMVTDLEAIGDEIGLKIRCQHEDIFTRMHRI
- the msrA gene encoding peptide-methionine (S)-S-oxide reductase MsrA, encoding MEERSLKKATFAGGCFWCMQLPFEEVEGVVSAVAGYAGGTKKNPTYEEVSSGTTGHLEAVQVTYDPALVSYERLLDVFWTQIDPTDDAGQFADKGSQYRTAVFFHDEEQKRAAEASKKALDDSGKFAKPVATEILAYSAFYPAEEYHQNYAQKNPREYGLYKTYSGRESFIERTWHTKNVIVYSTPRCMTCHAVKAFLREKNVAFEDIDITANSEARDMLIQKAGFIGAPVVQIGDEFIFGFDRKQIERLLQ
- a CDS encoding PFL family protein — translated: MINIFEVHETNAMIEQEKLDVRTITMGISLLDCCDSDLDTVNRNIYDKITCAAKDLVAVGRDIEREYGIPIVNKRISVTPIALVGGRACSSPEDFVTIAQTLERAAETTRVNFLGGYSALVSKGMTPADEHLIRSIPLALSSTERVCSSVNIGSTRTGINMDAVKLMGEIVKETAESTKENSSMGCAKLVVFCNAPDDNPFMAGAFHGVTEADMVIHVGVSGPGVVKRALEGVRGENFEVLCETVKKTAFKVTRAGQLVAQEASERLGVPFGIVDLSLAPTPSVGDSVAEILEEMGLASVGAPGTTAALALLNDQVKKGGVMASSFVGGLSGAFIPVSEDQGMIDAVNRGALTIEKLEAMTCVCSVGLDMIAIPGTTSAATISGIIADEAAIGMINQKTTAVRLIPVIGKDVGDTVEFGGLLGHAPIQRVNTFSCEAFVNRGGRIPAPIHSFKN